In one window of Acidobacteriota bacterium DNA:
- a CDS encoding aldehyde dehydrogenase family protein, translating into MADAPAAKPPSDRDLASIAEARALARVARTAQAQLAELPQERIDAIVDAMAAAVKPEVEVLARMACEETGFGVYADKVTKNRFAAERVYEFIKPMRTVGVLRRDEARKIIEIAEPFGVVAAIVPSTNPTSTAIYKILIALKARCAIVISPHPSAARSISRTAEILATAAARAGAPEGVIGWMTTVTLEGTQELMRQREVAVILATGGLGLVRAAYSAGKPAYGVGPGNAPCYVHESADVRKAASDIILGKAFDNGLLCSSPNSIVADKAIDGPLRAALTANGGHFLSPADAERLAAVLVTPQRLPNPTLVGRTATAIADIVGITAPAGTRALIAPLDGVGRDYPLSIEKLCPVLSYYVVDDWRAGCERCKQVLRYGGMGHTMSVHATDDEVVLQFGLHKPAFRIVVNTPTTHGSVGLTTGLDPAMTLGCGGHGGNITSDNISPLHLLNIKRVAYEIRPAATLTSSTADARPTMSDTTSSLRPSVPERVRTLDAGVLSSRIDTFLAGRGITPGTGVVVSPPASGPVATPPAPPASAAPAAIGVPDADTVGPAVEFVCEDDVRQALRAGRRIRLAARAIVTPAAREVGDTHHVFIES; encoded by the coding sequence ATGGCCGACGCTCCCGCCGCCAAGCCGCCGTCCGATCGCGATCTCGCCTCGATCGCCGAAGCGCGAGCGCTGGCTCGCGTGGCGCGCACGGCTCAGGCCCAACTCGCCGAACTCCCCCAGGAACGCATCGACGCCATCGTCGACGCCATGGCCGCCGCCGTGAAGCCGGAGGTCGAGGTCCTGGCACGCATGGCGTGCGAGGAGACGGGGTTCGGGGTCTACGCCGACAAGGTCACGAAGAACCGCTTCGCGGCCGAGCGCGTGTACGAGTTCATCAAGCCGATGCGCACGGTTGGCGTGCTGCGGCGCGACGAGGCACGCAAGATCATCGAGATCGCCGAGCCGTTCGGGGTCGTGGCCGCCATCGTGCCCTCCACCAACCCGACGTCCACCGCGATTTACAAAATCCTGATCGCACTCAAGGCCCGCTGCGCCATCGTCATCAGCCCGCATCCGTCGGCCGCGCGATCCATCAGCCGGACCGCCGAAATCCTCGCCACCGCCGCGGCGCGGGCCGGCGCGCCCGAGGGCGTCATCGGCTGGATGACGACCGTCACGCTCGAAGGCACGCAGGAACTGATGCGACAGCGCGAAGTGGCGGTGATCCTCGCCACCGGCGGCCTCGGACTCGTGCGCGCGGCGTATTCGGCGGGTAAACCGGCCTACGGCGTCGGCCCCGGCAACGCGCCCTGCTACGTCCACGAGTCGGCGGACGTGCGCAAGGCCGCGAGCGACATCATCCTCGGCAAGGCCTTCGACAACGGCCTGCTCTGCTCGTCGCCGAACTCGATCGTCGCCGACAAGGCGATCGATGGTCCGTTGCGCGCTGCGCTCACCGCCAACGGCGGGCACTTCCTGTCGCCCGCCGACGCCGAGCGCCTGGCCGCCGTACTCGTCACGCCGCAGCGCCTACCCAATCCGACGCTCGTGGGCAGGACCGCCACGGCGATCGCCGACATCGTCGGCATCACCGCGCCCGCGGGCACGCGTGCGCTGATCGCCCCGCTCGACGGCGTGGGCCGCGACTACCCGCTCTCGATCGAGAAGCTCTGTCCGGTGCTCTCGTACTACGTGGTCGACGACTGGCGCGCGGGGTGCGAACGCTGCAAGCAGGTGCTGCGATACGGCGGCATGGGCCACACCATGTCGGTCCACGCCACCGACGATGAGGTCGTGCTGCAGTTCGGTCTGCACAAGCCGGCCTTCCGCATCGTGGTCAATACGCCGACCACCCACGGATCGGTGGGCCTGACGACGGGCCTCGATCCGGCGATGACCCTCGGCTGCGGCGGGCACGGCGGCAACATCACGTCCGACAACATCTCGCCGCTCCATCTGCTCAACATCAAGCGCGTCGCGTACGAGATCCGCCCCGCGGCAACGCTCACCTCGTCGACGGCCGACGCAAGACCGACCATGTCCGACACCACCTCCAGCCTGCGTCCCTCCGTTCCCGAACGCGTACGGACGCTCGACGCCGGCGTGTTGTCGTCGCGCATCGACACGTTCCTCGCCGGTCGCGGCATCACGCCGGGAACGGGCGTCGTTGTCTCGCCACCCGCCTCCGGGCCCGTTGCGACTCCGCCCGCTCCACCGGCGAGCGCCGCGCCGGCAGCGATCGGGGTGCCGGACGCAGACACGGTCGGCCCCGCCGTCGAGTTCGTCTGCGAAGACGATGTCCGGCAGGCACTGCGGGCGGGCCGACGCATTCGCCTGGCGGCACGGGCGATCGTGACGCCCGCCGCCCGTGAAGTCGGCGATACGCACCACGTCTTCATCGAGTCATAG
- a CDS encoding BMC domain-containing protein: protein MGDALGLIETRGLIGAIEAADALVKAANVQLIAKEYIGAGYVTVMARGDVGAVKAATDAGAAAARRVGELVSVHVIARPHADVERILPKPAPAGK, encoded by the coding sequence ATGGGCGACGCGCTCGGACTCATCGAAACTCGCGGCCTCATCGGGGCCATCGAAGCGGCAGACGCGTTGGTGAAGGCTGCCAACGTGCAACTCATCGCCAAGGAGTACATCGGCGCCGGGTATGTCACGGTGATGGCTCGCGGCGATGTCGGCGCGGTCAAGGCGGCGACCGACGCAGGCGCCGCGGCGGCCCGGCGCGTCGGTGAACTGGTCTCCGTCCACGTCATTGCACGTCCGCACGCGGACGTGGAACGGATACTTCCCAAGCCGGCTCCGGCCGGCAAGTAG
- a CDS encoding lytic transglycosylase domain-containing protein: MHCRRLAAFALGSLLLLPLSASAELVTLRTGRTVSVRSVRIDGDAAVLALRSGGEVVCAADLITAVAPDEVPYPDLDEIRAELADARAGSASRADVRAPESRPYLAMVEDAARRHQVDARLVHAVITVESRYQARARSRKGAMGLMQLMPATARELQVANPYDPASNIDGGVRHLRQLLDRFDLRHAVAAYNAGAGAVRKFGGVPPFRETQAYVRQVLQLAGAS; this comes from the coding sequence GTGCATTGCCGTCGACTTGCCGCGTTCGCGCTGGGCAGCCTCCTGCTGCTCCCGCTGTCTGCGTCGGCGGAACTGGTGACGCTCCGGACCGGGCGGACCGTGTCGGTGCGAAGCGTACGCATCGACGGTGACGCCGCGGTGCTGGCCCTCCGTTCTGGCGGCGAGGTCGTGTGCGCCGCCGACCTCATCACCGCCGTCGCGCCAGACGAAGTGCCCTATCCGGATCTCGACGAGATCCGGGCCGAGCTGGCCGACGCGCGCGCCGGCAGCGCCTCCCGCGCCGACGTCCGCGCACCCGAAAGCCGCCCGTATCTGGCCATGGTCGAGGACGCGGCCAGGCGTCATCAGGTCGACGCCCGTCTCGTCCATGCCGTGATCACTGTCGAGTCGCGGTACCAGGCCCGCGCGCGATCCCGCAAGGGCGCGATGGGCCTGATGCAGTTGATGCCGGCCACCGCCCGTGAACTGCAGGTGGCCAACCCGTACGATCCCGCGTCCAACATCGACGGCGGGGTCAGGCATCTGCGTCAGTTGCTGGATCGCTTCGACCTGCGTCACGCCGTGGCCGCCTACAACGCCGGCGCCGGCGCGGTGCGCAAGTTCGGCGGGGTGCCTCCGTTCCGCGAGACGCAGGCCTACGTGCGCCAGGTCCTCCAGTTGGCGGGAGCGTCCTAG
- a CDS encoding type II secretion system F family protein, producing MEFRCRLATASGQVTEGVYVADSEAALRRDFEDKGLFVLDVKSAGGGLASLRRSRGGRIKLHEFLVFNQELATLLKAGMPLVQSLEILRRNVPNPTFKTLLDDVYEKVRSGTALSEAFEAHPRHVTPIYTASLMAGERSGSLEQVLRRYVAYVQVLGAVRRKVVSALVYPAVLTLLSFAVVAIIVVRVVPEFNQFYQGFDAELPLATRVIVAVSDAIRTRIVFIALALGAAVLGGRWLLRQPAQRQRVDKWTLRLPGLGGIARQFATSQLARTLATLLGGGIPLVTALDVASRSVSNRHIAAQMADITRQVREGQPLSTAMAAKGEFPDVSVKMVEVGEATGALQDMLNAIADFYDEDIETRLGRFLLLIEPVLLVVMGVVIAALLIALYLPVFQLSSALS from the coding sequence ATGGAGTTCCGCTGTCGTCTCGCCACCGCCTCCGGGCAGGTGACCGAGGGCGTGTACGTGGCCGACAGCGAAGCGGCGCTGCGCCGCGACTTCGAAGACAAGGGCCTGTTCGTCCTCGACGTCAAGTCGGCCGGTGGCGGACTCGCGAGCCTGCGGCGCTCGCGCGGCGGACGCATCAAGCTGCACGAATTCCTCGTGTTCAACCAGGAACTGGCCACGTTGCTCAAGGCGGGCATGCCGCTCGTGCAGTCGCTGGAGATCCTGCGTCGCAACGTCCCCAATCCGACGTTCAAGACGCTTCTGGACGACGTGTACGAGAAGGTCAGATCCGGCACGGCGCTGTCGGAGGCGTTCGAGGCGCATCCGCGGCATGTGACGCCCATCTACACAGCGTCGCTGATGGCGGGCGAGCGCAGCGGCAGCCTGGAGCAGGTGCTCCGGCGCTACGTGGCGTACGTGCAGGTGCTGGGCGCGGTGCGGCGCAAGGTGGTGTCGGCGCTCGTCTACCCGGCGGTTCTCACGCTCCTCTCGTTCGCCGTCGTCGCCATCATCGTCGTGCGGGTGGTGCCCGAGTTCAACCAGTTCTACCAGGGGTTCGATGCCGAGCTCCCGTTGGCCACGCGCGTCATCGTCGCGGTCTCGGACGCCATCCGGACGCGGATCGTCTTCATTGCCCTGGCGCTTGGCGCGGCGGTGTTGGGTGGGCGATGGCTGCTGCGTCAGCCCGCGCAGCGCCAGCGGGTGGACAAGTGGACGCTGCGGCTGCCCGGTCTCGGGGGGATTGCGCGGCAGTTCGCCACCTCGCAGCTGGCGCGCACGCTGGCGACGCTGCTCGGTGGCGGCATCCCGCTGGTGACGGCGCTGGACGTCGCCAGCCGATCCGTCTCCAACCGGCACATCGCCGCACAGATGGCCGACATCACGCGTCAGGTGCGCGAGGGGCAACCGCTCTCGACCGCGATGGCGGCCAAGGGCGAGTTTCCCGACGTCTCAGTGAAGATGGTGGAGGTGGGCGAGGCCACGGGGGCGTTGCAGGACATGCTCAACGCCATTGCCGATTTCTACGACGAGGACATCGAAACACGCCTGGGACGCTTCCTGTTGCTCATCGAACCGGTCCTGCTCGTCGTGATGGGCGTGGTGATTGCCGCGCTCCTCATCGCCCTGTACCTGCCCGTCTTCCAGTTGTCGTCGGCCCTGAGCTGA
- the pilM gene encoding pilus assembly protein PilM: protein MPSLPAWLRTPPPTLGLHLDAGRVTAVQVDRAGGATPVVRAVASAALPDGALVPSLTSTNILQRQAVVDALRAVVEQIGGRPRRVAVAIADTAAKVSLLPFEQVPAQVRDLEQLVRLQLRKSVPFPVEDAQVTWARGGEHAGFITLVVTAMRRDLVEEYEQVCAEAGLQAGTIDLATFNVINLASFGAQGTALPGDSLLVHVTATYASIAVLRDGALIFFRTRPHDAAEPVVDVVHQTRMFYEDRLAGQGFARVLLVSGPDAPEREALARNLAGLFDTRVSPLSLDGIVGFSDRVTAGEGIVGALAAPAGLVLREDMA from the coding sequence ATGCCGTCGCTGCCTGCCTGGCTTCGCACTCCGCCGCCCACCCTGGGGCTCCACCTCGACGCCGGACGCGTGACGGCGGTGCAGGTCGATCGCGCCGGTGGTGCCACACCCGTCGTCCGCGCCGTGGCGTCCGCCGCCCTGCCAGACGGCGCCCTCGTGCCGTCGCTCACCTCGACCAACATCCTGCAACGGCAGGCTGTCGTCGACGCGCTGCGCGCCGTTGTCGAGCAGATCGGTGGCCGCCCGCGTCGCGTGGCCGTGGCGATTGCGGACACGGCCGCGAAGGTGTCGCTGCTGCCGTTCGAGCAGGTCCCCGCACAGGTGCGTGATCTGGAACAACTGGTACGCCTGCAGTTACGCAAGAGCGTGCCGTTCCCCGTGGAGGACGCGCAGGTCACGTGGGCGCGCGGCGGGGAGCATGCCGGCTTCATCACGCTCGTGGTGACGGCGATGCGGCGCGACCTGGTGGAGGAGTACGAGCAGGTGTGCGCGGAGGCGGGGCTGCAGGCCGGGACGATCGACCTGGCCACCTTCAACGTGATCAACCTGGCGTCGTTCGGTGCGCAGGGAACCGCGCTGCCCGGCGATTCGCTGCTCGTGCACGTGACGGCGACGTACGCGTCGATCGCCGTCCTGCGCGACGGCGCGCTCATCTTCTTCCGCACGCGTCCGCATGATGCGGCCGAGCCCGTGGTCGACGTGGTCCACCAGACGCGGATGTTCTACGAGGATCGCCTGGCCGGTCAGGGATTCGCGCGCGTGCTGCTCGTGTCCGGCCCCGATGCGCCCGAGCGCGAGGCCCTGGCACGCAACCTCGCCGGCCTCTTCGACACGCGCGTGTCGCCGCTGTCGCTCGACGGCATCGTCGGGTTCAGCGACAGGGTGACGGCAGGCGAGGGGATCGTCGGGGCGCTTGCGGCGCCGGCGGGGCTCGTGCTGCGAGAGGACATGGCGTGA